From the genome of Pleuronectes platessa chromosome 12, fPlePla1.1, whole genome shotgun sequence:
TCTGAATACCATTAGCTTCTTAACAGCAGTTGCTGTAGTTATGGTAATGTGTGCATTTTGTTTCACGTGTCGCACCTCTGTTTTCTCATCCTTCAACGTTTCCTCCAGCTGCCTCATCACAAACTCACAGATGGTGCAGGTTGGGGATTCGCTGACACGCACCATGGACTGGAAAACACAGAGGCAATGTGTCATACAAGTGTGAAATACTGAGCTACAGATGGTATATTTTTGTCTTCCATCAATAAATACTGATATGTCAGCCCACCATGACTTACAGACTTAGCAGACTCCAGCTTGGTGGCAGGGACCATCTTGAGAGCAGGTAGAGTCTTGGCCGCGGACAGAGTCTTGGCAGCCTGAAGCTTCAGCATGGGAATAACCTTCTTCAGAGCAGCAGTACAGAAGCCAACATGGACACAGATGTCCTTGGGTTGCTGAGGACAGAACCAGAAACGTTAGGATCCGCAGCAAAAGGCCCATTGACAAAACTGGCGACACTGCATGCCATTACCATAAACCATGTGCTTCTAGTCTGCATATCATACCACAGCATTACCACCCATGCAAACATATATTTTAACCCCCCCCTCAAAAAAAGACAGCTCAAGCACTTTTCTTTTAACTGTACCAAACAGTTAAAGTTAACAGTTAACACTTTTCCTGCTAACTATAATAGCAGGAAAATATTGTTTCCTTTTGCTGCTCAGAAcgtagtatttaaaaaaaaaaaaaaaaaaaaagattagacATTCAAAACATGCCGTTTGTTATAGGCCCTTCAGTGAATCTCTCATTTGACCGATTCATCTTTTAAGTCAAAAGCGCCAAGCATACTCTTAACATGAGTGTTGTGTACCATGAGGGGATGTTAATGAGGCCCTTTGCTGCAGTGTGTTCCAACCAGCACTTTGTTGTCAAGTCATTAGCCAAACAAACAGTGTTTAGGTAGTGTCTAATGGTCTCACTCATAATTAGAACATAGTGGCACATGCGTCTCTACTGTGCGAGGTGGGTATCTTTAGTGGAGTGGACAGCACAAAAAGCAGGAGCTAGTGGTTAAGAGGCTACAGGCTGAACACAAAAGGAGACCTACCTGTTCCTGGGGAGCAGCACACAAAACCCAGAGCGGGATGGAAAAAGAAGAGCATGACAACATGAATGGAGGGGAGGAAAGAATAGAAGAAACACATGAAAAAAAGataagaatttaaaaaaaaaaaatgtaggaaAGTAAGGAATCCAAAAGATATGAATAGATTCAGTGAGCAAGCCAAGGGGTGGTGAATTTGAGCTCAGCACCACCAACAATTATAACTTATCAATCATTAGCTTTGATGGACGGTTTAATAAGCTCATTATTCAATGTGTGAATATAACGGCCATTcaggttaaaaacaatttaataaaattgGGTTTCACATCATGAATCGGGAAAGTAAGAAGACTCACCATGGACATGAGCTGCTCAACAACAAGGGTGCCATACCTCGAGACATACTGCTTGCACTGCAATGAGGAAAACagttaatataaaacatttttaggaaaataaattatttttaagaCCAAAACTCCTGCTGTTTTGTGAGTCTTACCATTTCAGACAAGCCTGGCCCCAGCTTGTCACACTGGTTCTCAATATTCTCAATGAGAGAGTCTGTAAATGAGGAGTTGGCCTTAGCTTCTGCTTGAGCATCAGTGAGGAACTTAATGCAGTCTTGGCACACCTCATCGTCTTTCTACAAGAAACACAAGAATCAGAGCAAAATTAATACAGAGTAAAACATAATGGCCCTGTGGATGAAGAGGAAAGTTATTTCATTACCTGTTTTGGAGTCTCCTGTTTGACGACCTCCTGCTTGGGACTCTCCTGAGGATAGAGGAGCCCGGGCACATTGAGGAGGAAAGGAGTCAGTGGCTGGGCAAGGTCGACCTGAGGGATGTCATTGGAcataagctgctgctgctgggcctcAACCTTGGCCAGAGCTGCCTGCTGAGAGTTACACAGCCCCATGGCACCACACACTACACTGGGATCCTCCTAAAGACAGAAATCATCATATTAAATTCAATAACTGGTACATTTTAATGCTGCGGGGGCCAGCCAGCGCCGGGGAGAGGTCTGGCGAGGAGATCCTCCCACACCTGAATGGAAGCCCTGACGCATGCGTAACGCGGGCAGCACGGAGACAAGAGTTTGTCCAACGACAGCCGCGCCCGACTCATGCAGAGGAAGGAGTGGAAGTGGGGAAGGCGGGAGGAACGAAGACCTCAGTCTTCAATTGGCTCTGGCACCGAAATGAAGCACAGAAATCTGCGTTGCATTTCAGTCCGGTTAGGTACCGGTTGAATTGGAACCGGTTCTCTGTACCCAACCCTACATTTTAAAAGGGAAGCGCTATCTAGAACAAATTGTTCCTTGTTTGCTCCCATCGTGGTTAGAGCAGGTGAAAGTTGAGACAAAGAAGCCTACACTAAATGGTCTCCCAGTCAGGGGGTTTATACAATGACTCGTCTGTTCCCATTTAGACTTTAGACTCACTTCCCCATCAATAGCCCTCATTTAGCTTGCtgcactttttcctttttcagacTCCAAGGGGCAGATGGACCTTTTTAAGAGTCTTAGATGAAGATGAACAATAAACTGACAAACCAAACATGAATAAGACCTCGGGTTAAACTTGGTTGTAGCTCATTTGTATGTGCTGGATCTCGTTCTAAATTCAAACCCGGACTAACAGGTACTGGCAAAATTAAAAGGCTAATTTGGCATGGCCTTAAACTAATTTACTATTATTTCAGCTAATTATTACAATCAAGGACACTCAACCAGTGAAtccttgcttttaaaaaaataggTTAATAGGTTGACGGTGCTCACCAGTTCTCCAGTAACGATTCCCATGATGATGGGATAATAGTCATCCACCATCTCCTTGCACTCAGCAGTCAAAGCTTTATCAGGGATGAGCTGGCAAGCCTTCTCCAGATACCCAAGGACCTCACTCTGCAATCACAGATACAACCAGACATTAGTCATTCAaatgagtttatatatatatttaagtatagtcaaataaaaaaaatctcctaATCACAATGATTTTTGGTCGTTAAATCTTACCTCAGTGGCATTGTCCTTCAGTAGCTGCTCCACCACCATCAACACCTCTTTACACAACTCACATGGCACAgttttctgaaaaataaatagtaaaataaataaatgggtttTTCTCTCACGTTTCTAAGTGTAcagaacacaaatacaaaatacatgaaACTGTGAGAAAGGAGAGCATGTGTGTTCTGTGATACATttcaatacagaaaaaaaataagagtACATTTAGAATTTCTAGAATAAACATAATGATGGCGCTTGTCACGGTCTTAGTCTCACCATCTGAGGCTGGTTCCACACGTTCTGCTGGCAGTGAGTCACAGCTCCACACAGAGACGCAGTCTTTACATTCTGACACCAGTAGAGGGGGCCACGAGCACACTGCTCAGTGCCCAGCAGAGGTGTTGCTGCAGCTGCAAAatggacacacaaaaaaaaaaaaatactgatttAACACACTTAAGAGAATTTTACCACAGAAATCAGAATGCAGGACCCATGGCAAAACCATATTCAAGGATACCTTGTTACTGTTAAGAATATTTACATTATATCTGATACATATACTAGATATCATCTCATTTAGTCTAGTTTTACCTAATGCATTCAATAACCTCCCTAAGGAGGTCCTGCAGTTTGTGCTTTCACCCaatattaatcaatttaaatagaaataaaatgaacaagtCAGCTAGTGGTGATCACATGAGGAAACTCAATACTCAAAAGTTTCGCAACTTTACTGGAGGAAGGGTGTTCTAATCATTGTGACTGTGTGGCATGCTAAGTTTCGAAAGAGAACTATAGAAAGACAAAAAGAGTTTCAGGACAGTTTGTCCATGACAACAATAGgggttgttttttcatttattatgaACTCAGAGCCTTGTCGGATCCATGTAATGATTATTAACTATTTGCATTAGGCATAGAGGAGCCCAAATGTACAGAAACGGACATAACTGGGGATAAATGTGATTTCTCATGCATGTCTTTCCAGTTTGGAAATTCTTCATTATGACAATTAAAATGAACATGTCAGCCaactatgaaataaataaagacagattcaATCCTGTCCCATGACAGTTTGTTTCAGCCTCCCTAAGCCAATTGAAAATAGCTGAGACCCGTTGTCGTGCTTCGAGAGGATAGAACTCCCTCAAGTATGTGCCTCGAAGTCAAGCCTCGTTTCTCACCAACCACCGAAAACCAGATATAACCAGTTCTCATAAAGCAGAACAAGAAGAGACCATGAGAGAAATGTAGTGTTTAATTTGCATCAGAGTTCCACAAATGAGAAAGAAGTGGAACCACAAAAACTATATTTTACTGAAGTGAAAAGGTGAAGTGAAAGCAACTTCTACTCTGCAGCCCTGTTTCCTCAATCCCATTATGAGTGACTAACCTTTGGCGATAACATCTAAGAGGTGTCACAACAAAGCACAATGATAAACCTTCGGTCTCTGAGCCCTGTGaaacccctccctctctcagcacCACAGTACAGGCAGGGCACTCCCTCCCACCCTCTGACTGGAGTCACATGAGCAGTCAAACAAAATCACAAGCTGTTCCGGGAGAGACAGACTGTACCAATGAGGACATTCCTGGATACTACAAGCTCAGCACTGTAGTCAACCATTTACAGTCAACAGGGAAGTACATAGCAGGGAACAAACTGCTGTAGGTTCCTGTTGTCACCGGCTAGATACAATTTTAAGACCAGAAAAGGGATGtggcataaattggcctttttTTACATTAACTTTCTTTGACCCCGGCCCTGAAACAGAGATCATAAATTTACTGTAAGTGAATCAACTTAAATCTGACACGATGTAGAGCAAAAAGCTGTGCAGATAAGACTCAGTTTGCATTGTTCAAAAACAACATGTGACGGGAAAACCACTTAAGATAAGTAGAGGGCATACACAACAGTCTTTGATCAATAAGTTTAAGTCCTAACGCTTGGGACAGGGAATCTTTAGGAGTGTCTGCAGCAAACAGGAGCAAAGAATGTGGAGGAGCAAATCATTATAAGATGATAAGGACTAAATACACAAAGTCCTGATGTGACTTGAAGGAACTGATATCACCGGTGGGCTTCAAGAAACAAAGCTTAAGAAGCAAACTAAATATATTGATCCAATGTCCCCAATCCAAGCCAGCAACATGCCATATGGAAATAGCCTGATTGCATTACCCCAtgtgtttatttctctctgacTGATTTGGCTGAATAGGAAAGATAAGAGGGTGAGGCTGTGAGTGACTAAAGTGCACCTAAAACAAATTCAGGTTTAATAAGAGAACGGGAACAAAACTGAAACCACTGACATTTCAGTGAAAAGCTGAACTCAAGGTTGATGCCTGATCGGAGTTACTTAACTTCTTTGTAACCAAACGAAACCATGGTCTCATTCAGCACAAAGCAAGCTGCACTTATCAGCCCCAAGTGAGTTTCTTAAAGTAAAGTTATTTTATACCGACTTAAAATATCATCAAAAACGAGCCCTAACGTGCATGTTAGCTAATGGCTTTGTGTACATGTCCATTCATGTCCTGACGCAGTGCTAGTGTCTGAGCCGTGTTTAGCTAACCCACTGCTGCTAGCTTTCCGGCTAACGCTTCAATAACAACGTTGGCCGAGTCTGTTTCTAACAAAAACGCGTATAAACAGATAAGACAAAAATCCAAGATTCACTGAACAGTCTTAATTAACTCATTTAGCACCCATTCTGTACACAATTGTTTTAAAGAGGACAAAACGCCCGACTTGTGTGGATAAAAACATGCGCAGTACAAGCCAGAGTTAGCATTAGCTGCTCCGCTTCATTCGTTTCCGCCTTCGGGTGTTGACGAAACGCACTTTAGTTACACAACCTCTGAGTCTTTGTTAGGAGCTGACAGCTGTCGCACAATATTCACAATAACACCGTTCACTTCGCTGTTGCTCGGACATTACCTGTGCACACGAAGAGCAGCGTTAGAAGCAGCATGACTGCGCTGTTTTCAGGTGTTTCTGTTCCTCCGCTGGGTGAAGATGACTGGGGGAGTGGAGATCACTGCAATGCAGGCGGCGGAGCTGCGTGTTGCCTTTATGGTCGACTCACAGTCAGCTGACTACTCAACCACACATGTGACTGTGTGATCTCATCTGTCGCCGTCGAACACCCCGAGACTCTTTCCAAACTTAAATAGGTGTTTTTAAAACTCAGCTGCATCACATTATCCAACCTGGATGCAGGAGGTTTGACTCAGATGTAGAATGGACTCGTATGTGTGGAAAGAAAACCGTGGGTTCATTATTCCACAGCTTCGTGTTTCTACACTGAACACTGGGATTTTTACTTTGCAAAACAATGGTGGCTGTTTATCTTATTGTTCCTTATATCACCTTTTCTCAGTATCTAATTAAATATCTGAAAGATGTGAAGATTAATTGCTAATTTCTACAGATTAGACGAAATAACTCTTTAAATGATCTGGAATTGTATGAAATTAACATTATTGTATGTTGGGATCAAAGATGGTATATACAGATATAAAGATTAAGATACAGTCTCTGCATGATATGTGGACAAGCACAGGTAAACAACATTAATACCATTTCAGCCAAGGAGGTCCTTGAATAGCACCGTTAACCCTGACCTCTTATAACAGGGCTTTTTACTATGATCAGGTGAGTGCAACTGGATTTGGCAGCATCATGGCCTTGTTTTACAGAACTTTGTCAGATAACAGTGATCAAGGCTTTATGGTATCAGTCGGGTGAGTTTTCTATCTTAAGTTTGACCAACAGCACACATTCAATCTGACCACTGGTGAAATTCAGACCATATATGAACTCAGAAAATTGGACACAATCTTAAGAATCTGCCTCCTAAACATGCCAGATTGTTTCCCATCAAGATCCCTGAATTATTCGTTGAAGTAATGATCCAGATCACCAGATCATTTCATGGGTTCTTGCCGGGTCATGTCCCACTTGCTTAATCCTGCCATTTGTTCCAACAAATAAACCACCGCAAAGACTGAACATTTAGTTGAACAGCAAAACGTCTAAAATGTTTTCACAAGAAGTCATGAAAAACTCAAAAGTACAagtgaaaaaaagttatttattataacacAACACCCAAATGCTGGTAATCAATTgtgaaaaagataaaagatggaAGCATGAAACTGTGTGTCTTCTGGAGAAGAGCGGTgaaaacctgaaaaacaaagGGAACAACCGTTACATGGGGTCAAGATAGAGCAGGGTCAGCACAGTATGAGCTCAATAAACAGAAGGTCAAGGATACAGACTACATGGACACATTTCATGAAGTCAGAGCTGACAAGAACAATACAAAtttctgtgtcttgtttgtgacAAAATTGTGCACTGatcacaacatttaaaaactg
Proteins encoded in this window:
- the psap gene encoding prosaposin, which translates into the protein MLLLTLLFVCTAAATPLLGTEQCARGPLYWCQNVKTASLCGAVTHCQQNVWNQPQMKTVPCELCKEVLMVVEQLLKDNATESEVLGYLEKACQLIPDKALTAECKEMVDDYYPIIMGIVTGELEDPSVVCGAMGLCNSQQAALAKVEAQQQQLMSNDIPQVDLAQPLTPFLLNVPGLLYPQESPKQEVVKQETPKQKDDEVCQDCIKFLTDAQAEAKANSSFTDSLIENIENQCDKLGPGLSEMCKQYVSRYGTLVVEQLMSMQPKDICVHVGFCTAALKKVIPMLKLQAAKTLSAAKTLPALKMVPATKLESAKSSMVRVSESPTCTICEFVMRQLEETLKDEKTEEEVIHAVEKVCTYLPHTLTAQCKDLIETYGQAIIELLVQQADPKTICTVLALCNEAKRAYVPALDQTLFKAGGYCDVCKMAINYIDGILEKNATEEQIKEAVRKVCSFLPDSFQTECDQMIVQYEPMLVQLLLQMLDPDFVCMKLGACPEAVRRLLGTEQCSWGPGFWCKNMETASRCNAVAHCKRHVWV